The following are encoded together in the Malaya genurostris strain Urasoe2022 chromosome 3, Malgen_1.1, whole genome shotgun sequence genome:
- the LOC131436863 gene encoding zinc finger imprinted 3-like isoform X1 codes for MEPENIKQPLIESKSVFLDTHAMQNPTTDETQLNLLKYESEWIDLGSGYQIRIPAQGTEHKSIEQGQFENVIVETFEKELAEINLDDLKTSMFHFVETRDLDESNCFSLRIKLQSEDLSNKQVESFEDFVHKCNFCISRFSIMEQLRGHLLRHAHIECDHCNTKFHNPFERDWHAKRFHRVDSLLRKSIGIHHFCRCCQLSFPTNEEIFSHLIRCHWVYVEQEMRKFSDPLTCHSESTKHLSTLVQNESNATLCIYCNQIFKTSWTLAKHFKTKHMSSTHACKYCTEVFSSMLLLIKHQRRVHGIVTNYK; via the exons ATGGAGCCAGAAAACATAAAGCAACCTTTAATTGAAAGTAAATCTGTGTTCTTAG ATACACATGCGATGCAAAATCCGACAACCGACGAAACTCAActgaatttattgaaatatgaatcTGAATGGATTGATCTTGGATCAGGTTATCAAATCCGCATACCAGCACAAGGCACAGAACATAAGAGCATTGAGCAGGGACAGTTTGAAAATGTTATTGttgaaacttttgaaaaagAACTAGCAGAAATTAATTTGGATGAtttgaaaacttcaatgtttcactttgtAGAAACTCGTGATCTTGATGAATCGAACTGCTTTAGTTTAAGGATCAAGCTACAGTCGGAAGACTTATCTAACAAACAAGTAGAGTCATTTGAAGATTTCGTTCACAAATGCAATTTCTGTATCAGTCGTTTCTCGATAATGGAACAACTtagaggacacttgctacgacaTGCACATATTGAGTGCGACCACTGCAATACAAAATTCCACAATCCATTCGAACGGGATTGGCACGCAAAGCGATTCCATAGGGTAGATTCCTTACTTAGAAAAAGTATTGGCATTCACCACTTTTGCCGATGTTGCCAGCTCAGTTTTCCCACCAATGAAGAAATATTTTCACACCTAATTAGGTGCCATTGGGTTTATGTTGAACaagagatgagaaaattttcagatccGCTAACATGCCATTCAGAAAGTACTAAGCATCTTTCTACCTTAGTTCAGAATGAATCAAATGCAACTTTGTGCATTTACTGTAATCAGATTTTCAAAACTTCCTGGACTTTAGCGAAGCATTTCAAAACTAAGCACATGAGCTCTACGCATGCCTGTAAGTACTGTACAGAAGTTTTCAGTAGTATGTTGTTATTGATAAAACATCAAAGGCGAGTTCATGGAATAGTGActaattacaaatga
- the LOC131436863 gene encoding zinc finger imprinted 3-like isoform X2, producing the protein MEPENIKQPLIENTHAMQNPTTDETQLNLLKYESEWIDLGSGYQIRIPAQGTEHKSIEQGQFENVIVETFEKELAEINLDDLKTSMFHFVETRDLDESNCFSLRIKLQSEDLSNKQVESFEDFVHKCNFCISRFSIMEQLRGHLLRHAHIECDHCNTKFHNPFERDWHAKRFHRVDSLLRKSIGIHHFCRCCQLSFPTNEEIFSHLIRCHWVYVEQEMRKFSDPLTCHSESTKHLSTLVQNESNATLCIYCNQIFKTSWTLAKHFKTKHMSSTHACKYCTEVFSSMLLLIKHQRRVHGIVTNYK; encoded by the exons ATGGAGCCAGAAAACATAAAGCAACCTTTAATTGAAA ATACACATGCGATGCAAAATCCGACAACCGACGAAACTCAActgaatttattgaaatatgaatcTGAATGGATTGATCTTGGATCAGGTTATCAAATCCGCATACCAGCACAAGGCACAGAACATAAGAGCATTGAGCAGGGACAGTTTGAAAATGTTATTGttgaaacttttgaaaaagAACTAGCAGAAATTAATTTGGATGAtttgaaaacttcaatgtttcactttgtAGAAACTCGTGATCTTGATGAATCGAACTGCTTTAGTTTAAGGATCAAGCTACAGTCGGAAGACTTATCTAACAAACAAGTAGAGTCATTTGAAGATTTCGTTCACAAATGCAATTTCTGTATCAGTCGTTTCTCGATAATGGAACAACTtagaggacacttgctacgacaTGCACATATTGAGTGCGACCACTGCAATACAAAATTCCACAATCCATTCGAACGGGATTGGCACGCAAAGCGATTCCATAGGGTAGATTCCTTACTTAGAAAAAGTATTGGCATTCACCACTTTTGCCGATGTTGCCAGCTCAGTTTTCCCACCAATGAAGAAATATTTTCACACCTAATTAGGTGCCATTGGGTTTATGTTGAACaagagatgagaaaattttcagatccGCTAACATGCCATTCAGAAAGTACTAAGCATCTTTCTACCTTAGTTCAGAATGAATCAAATGCAACTTTGTGCATTTACTGTAATCAGATTTTCAAAACTTCCTGGACTTTAGCGAAGCATTTCAAAACTAAGCACATGAGCTCTACGCATGCCTGTAAGTACTGTACAGAAGTTTTCAGTAGTATGTTGTTATTGATAAAACATCAAAGGCGAGTTCATGGAATAGTGActaattacaaatga
- the LOC131437059 gene encoding T-complex protein 1 subunit theta has translation MALHVPKAPGFASMLKEGARAYSGLEEAVYRNINACKEFAASVRSAYGPNGMNKMIINHIEKQFVTSDAGTIMRELDVEHPAAKLMIQASQMQEAEVGDGTNFVVIFCGALLAEAEELCRLGVTTSDITEGYEKALDKALDILPKLVCYEIKDYRNQIQVKEAIKASIMSKQLGYEELISDLISKACVSILPENTTFNVDNVRVCKILGGGLHTSEVVHGMVFKRFVEGEVSSASNAKIALYSCPIDIIQTETKGTVLIKSAEELKNFSKGEESLLESQIKAIADTGAKVIVAGAKFGDMALHYMNKYGLMAVRLNSKFDLRRLSKSVNGTVLPRLTPPSPEELGFCDNVFVNELGDTSVCIFKSEGSDSRIATIVIRGSTDNYMDDIERAIDDGVNTFKSLTRDGRFLPGAGAVEIELSQQLAEYADTLPGLDQYAVRKFASALEIFPKALAENTGINATEVVNKLHLAHKEGHKNDGFDIDAEHASTIDVTGTTIYDLFQTKYWSLKYAVGAACTILKVDQIIMAKRAGGPKPRQGGSNSDDES, from the exons ATGGCTCTCCACGTTCCGAAAGCTCCTGGTTTTGCTTCAATGCTCAAAGAAGGTGCACGC GCATATTCCGGGTTGGAAGAAGCAGTTTACCGCAATATTAACGCGTGTAAGGAATTCGCTGCATCAGTTCGTTCTGCGTATGGACCGaatggtatgaataaaatgatcaTTAATCATATAGAGAAACAATTTGTTACTTCTGATGCTGGTACCATCATGCGAGAACTGGATGTGGAACATCCAGCAGCGAAGCTAATGATTCAGGCTAGTCAGATGCAAGAAGCTGAAGTAGGCGATGGAACAAACTTCGTGGTAATTTTCTGTGGGGCTTTGCTGGCAGAAGCGGAAGAACTATGCAGGTTGGGAGTCACTACTAGCGATATTACCGAGGGATACGAGAAAGCACTTGATAAAGCATTAGATATACTGCCGAAGCTAGTCTGCTACGAGATCAAGGATTATAGGAACCAAATCCAGGTGAAAGAAGCTATTAAAGCATCCATCATGTCGAAACAGTTGGGATACGAAgagctcatttcggatttgattTCCAAAGCATGCGTTTCGATTTtaccggaaaataccacattcaATGTAGATAATGTtcgtgtgtgtaaaattttgggTGGTGGACTCCACACTTCGGAAGTGGTACACGGTATGGTATTTAAACGATTCGTGGAAGGAGAGGTTAGTTCGGCCAGCAATGCTAAGATTGCATTGTATTCTTGCCCTATCGACATCATTCAGACTGAAACCAAGGGCACCGTTCTGATCAAAAGCGCAGAAGAGCTAAAGAACTTTAGCAAGGGAGAAGAGAGCCTTCTTGAATCTCAGATAAAGGCAATTGCAGATACCGGAGCCAAAGTGATTGTTGCCGGAGCCAAGTTCGGGGATATGGCACTACATTATATGAACAAATACGGTCTGATGGCGGTTCGccttaattcaaaatttgacttGCGTCGTCTCAGCAAATCAGTTAATGGAACCGTATTGCCTCGTCTGACTCCACCAAGCCCCGAAGAACTCGGGTTCTGCGATAACGTTTTTGTTAATGAACTAGGTGATACATCTGTTTGTATTTTTAAGTCTGAAGGTTCCGATAGTCGTATTGCTACTATTGTGATTCGTGGCTCAACCGATAATTATATGGACGATATTGAACGTGCCATTGATGATGGTGTCAATACATTCAAAAGTCTAACTCGTGATGGTCGATTCTTACCGGGGGCTGGGGCTGTTGAAATTGAACTTTCTCAGCAGTTGGCTGAATATGCCGATACCTTGCCAGGGTTAGACCAATATGCTGTCCGCAAGTTTGCCAGTGCTTTAGAAATATTCCCTAAAGCTTTAGCAGAGAATACAGGTATTAATGCAACCGAAGTGGTCAATAAACTGCACCTAGCTCACAAGGAAGGCCACAAAAATGATGGATTCGATATCGATGCCGAACATGCCTCAACCATTGATGTTACGGGAACTACGATTTATGATCTGTTCCAGACAAAATATTGGAGCCTGAAATATGCGGTTGGAGCTGCCTGCACCATTTTGAAGGTTGATCAGATTATTATGGCGAAGCGAGCTGGAGGACCAAAACCACGACAGGGAGGTTCAAATAGCGACGACGAGTCTTAA